From a single Miscanthus floridulus cultivar M001 chromosome 8, ASM1932011v1, whole genome shotgun sequence genomic region:
- the LOC136477646 gene encoding protein VERNALIZATION 3-like encodes MSRDPLVVGNVVGDILDPFIKSAALRVLYNNRELTNGSELKPSQVANEPRIEIVGHDMRTLYTLVMVDPDSPSPSNPTKREYLHWLVTDIPESTNVSYGNEVVSYESPKPSAGIHRFVFVLFRQSVRQTIYAPGWRQNFNTRDFIAAL; translated from the exons ATGTCAAGGGACCCACTTGTCGTAGGCAACGTAGTTGGAGATATCTTGGATCCATTTATCAAATCAGCAGCACTTAGAGTCCTATACAACAATAGGGAACTGACTAATGGATCTGAGCTCAAGCCATCGCAAGTAGCCAATGAACCAAGGATTGAGATTGTTGGACATGACATGAGGACCCTTTACACTTTG GTGATGGTGGATCCCGACTCACCAAGTCCAAGCAATCCAACGAAAAGAGAGTACCTTCACTG GTTGGTGACAGATATTCCAGAATCAACAAACGTGAGCTATG GAAATGAGGTGGTAAGCTATGAAAGTCCAAAGCCAAGTGCTGGAATACACCGCTTCGTCTTTGTGCTATTCCGCCAATCTGTCCGGCAAACTATTTATGCGCCAGGATGGAGGCAAAATTTCAACACAAGAGACTTCATAGCAGCTCTATAA